From the Teredinibacter turnerae T7901 genome, one window contains:
- the aceE gene encoding pyruvate dehydrogenase (acetyl-transferring), homodimeric type, with amino-acid sequence MLEDTDALETQEWLEALESVIRHSGADRASYLLVQLANSAIHSGVRLPSAITTPYANTIAVRDEKRSPGDEHMERKIRSLVRWNAIAMVMRANDNDEGLGGHISSFSSSATLYEVGFNHFFRGDDGEQRGDLVYFQGHISPGIYARSYLEGRLSEDQLDNFRREVDGNGLSSYPHPWLMPDYWQFPTVSMGLGPIQAIYQAHVMRYMSARGLCPRGDRKVWAFLGDGECDEPESLGAISMAGREQLENLIFVINCNLQRLDGPVRGNGKIIQELEGVFRGAGWNVIKVVWGSGWDRLLEKDKTGLLQKRMNEVLDGELQNYKANGGAYTREHFFGKYPELLELVADMSDDEIFQLNRGGHDPQKVYAAYSEAVSHKGQPTVILAHTVKGYGLGASGESANVAHSVKKLDVESLKNFRDRFGIPVSDDDLKSVPYYRPAPDSPEMVYMRKRREALQGYLPSRVADFESMEIPSLDTFKGLLKSTGEREISSTMAFVRFISTLVKDKNMGKQVVPIVPDEARTFGMEGMFRQLGIYSSEGQHYTPHDHDQIMYYKEDKKGQILEEGINEAGAMSAWITAATAYSTYRVPMVPFYVYYSMFGFQRIGDLAWLAGDIQARGFLIGATAGRTTLNGEGLQHQDGHSHLMANTIPNCRSYDPTYAYELAVIIQDGLKRMYVDKENVFYYLTTMNENYAHPDMPLGAEEGIIKGIYKLKDGKKAVKKKRVQLMGAGTILREVEAAAELLRDDWGVESDIWSVTSVNELARDGQRTDRWNRMHPSEEPKKAYLTAQLEESEGPFVISTDYMKSYTEQLRAYVPGQYVVLGTDGFGRSDTRKKLRSFFEVDRYYVACAALKALADEKKIELSVVSDAMKKYGINAEKTDPTIC; translated from the coding sequence ATGCTTGAGGATACTGATGCTCTCGAAACCCAGGAGTGGTTAGAAGCACTGGAATCGGTTATACGCCACAGCGGCGCGGATCGCGCTTCATACCTGTTGGTACAACTGGCAAACAGTGCAATCCACTCTGGCGTTCGTCTGCCGTCGGCGATCACGACGCCTTACGCAAATACCATTGCTGTTCGCGATGAAAAACGTTCACCCGGTGACGAGCACATGGAGCGAAAAATCCGCTCCCTGGTGCGCTGGAACGCGATTGCAATGGTTATGCGCGCGAATGATAACGACGAAGGTTTGGGTGGTCATATCTCCTCATTCTCGTCCTCTGCGACCCTGTACGAAGTGGGTTTTAACCACTTTTTCCGTGGCGATGACGGTGAACAACGCGGTGACCTGGTGTATTTCCAAGGTCACATTTCCCCCGGCATTTACGCGCGCTCTTACCTCGAGGGTCGTTTGTCTGAAGACCAACTGGATAACTTCCGTCGCGAAGTGGACGGCAACGGCTTGTCTTCCTATCCGCACCCCTGGCTGATGCCAGACTACTGGCAGTTCCCGACCGTCTCTATGGGACTGGGTCCTATTCAAGCTATTTATCAGGCGCATGTGATGCGTTACATGTCCGCTCGTGGTTTGTGTCCACGCGGTGACCGCAAAGTGTGGGCATTCCTGGGCGATGGTGAGTGTGATGAGCCGGAATCCCTCGGCGCTATCTCCATGGCAGGTCGCGAACAGCTGGAGAATTTGATCTTCGTGATCAACTGTAACCTTCAGCGTTTGGATGGTCCTGTGCGGGGTAACGGCAAGATTATTCAAGAGCTGGAAGGCGTATTCCGCGGCGCAGGTTGGAATGTCATCAAAGTGGTTTGGGGTTCCGGTTGGGACCGCCTGCTCGAGAAAGACAAAACTGGTTTGTTGCAGAAGCGCATGAACGAAGTGCTCGACGGCGAACTGCAGAACTACAAAGCCAACGGTGGCGCCTACACCCGCGAACACTTCTTTGGTAAATACCCCGAGTTGCTGGAACTGGTCGCAGATATGAGCGACGACGAGATTTTCCAGCTCAACCGTGGTGGCCACGATCCGCAGAAAGTGTATGCAGCGTATTCAGAAGCTGTGTCTCACAAGGGGCAGCCGACAGTTATTCTGGCCCACACTGTAAAAGGCTACGGCCTGGGTGCTTCGGGTGAATCAGCCAACGTCGCGCACTCGGTCAAAAAGCTGGACGTTGAAAGCCTGAAGAATTTCCGCGACCGCTTCGGTATTCCTGTTTCCGATGACGATCTGAAATCTGTGCCTTACTATCGACCTGCGCCGGATTCGCCAGAAATGGTCTACATGCGCAAGCGCCGTGAGGCATTGCAGGGTTACCTGCCGTCGCGTGTGGCCGATTTCGAATCGATGGAAATCCCCAGCCTGGATACCTTTAAAGGTCTGTTGAAAAGCACCGGGGAACGCGAAATTTCCTCTACTATGGCGTTTGTCCGTTTTATCTCCACGCTGGTGAAAGACAAAAACATGGGCAAGCAGGTTGTGCCTATCGTGCCTGACGAAGCGCGTACTTTTGGTATGGAAGGCATGTTCCGTCAGCTGGGTATCTACTCATCTGAAGGGCAGCACTACACCCCGCATGATCACGATCAGATCATGTACTACAAAGAAGACAAAAAAGGCCAGATCCTCGAAGAAGGTATTAACGAAGCTGGTGCAATGTCTGCGTGGATCACTGCGGCAACAGCCTACAGCACTTACCGTGTACCTATGGTGCCGTTCTATGTTTACTACTCCATGTTCGGCTTCCAGCGTATTGGTGATCTGGCGTGGCTGGCCGGTGACATTCAGGCGCGTGGCTTTCTGATTGGCGCCACCGCGGGTCGTACCACGCTGAATGGCGAAGGCCTGCAGCACCAGGACGGTCACAGCCATTTAATGGCGAACACCATTCCAAACTGCCGCAGCTACGATCCTACCTATGCCTATGAGCTTGCAGTGATCATTCAGGATGGTTTGAAGCGTATGTATGTCGACAAAGAAAATGTCTTCTACTACCTCACCACCATGAACGAGAACTACGCGCACCCGGATATGCCGTTAGGGGCAGAAGAGGGCATCATCAAAGGTATCTACAAGCTGAAAGACGGTAAAAAGGCCGTTAAGAAGAAGCGCGTACAGTTGATGGGTGCCGGTACCATTTTGCGTGAGGTGGAAGCTGCAGCTGAGTTGCTGCGCGATGATTGGGGTGTAGAGTCCGACATCTGGAGCGTTACCAGCGTTAACGAACTGGCGCGTGATGGTCAGCGCACTGACCGCTGGAACCGCATGCATCCAAGTGAGGAGCCCAAGAAAGCGTACCTCACCGCGCAACTGGAAGAGAGCGAAGGTCCTTTCGTTATCTCGACGGACTACATGAAGAGCTACACTGAGCAGTTGCGGGCCTATGTTCCAGGCCAGTATGTCGTGCTGGGTACCGATGGTTTTGGCCGTTCGGACACCCGCAAAAAACTGCGCAGCTTCTTCGAAGTAGACCGCTACTACGTGGCCTGTGCGGCATTGAAAGCGCTGGCTGACGAGAAAAAAATCGAGCTGTCTGTGGTGAGTGATGCAATGAAAAAATACGGCATCAATGCAGAAAAAACTGACCCGACTATTTGCTAG